Sequence from the Ascaphus truei isolate aAscTru1 chromosome 3, aAscTru1.hap1, whole genome shotgun sequence genome:
CGTGTCATGGtatagcaccatttagtgaattTGGGCCATTGTCTGAGGGGATTTTTGTTAAGTCTATAAGTTACAACCTGTTACCTTTTTTGCCTACAGAGAGAATAACCTTGATACATTTCCAATTTGTACCTAAAGCTGTAACATTTTATCCTTGCAGGTTTAAGTAGCAGTGATGCGGTCAGCACCCTTACATTTCTGGACTGCAACACGTTCCTCCTGTGTTGTCTGAATGGGCGCCAATGCATTGCAGATGTTCGACAGCCCCGGACAGCTGGCGAGTgtagtgcagctcctgcatcgtcTGCTAATGGCCAGTGGTGTGCAGCTGTCAAGCCTGGAAAGCAGGAGGCCAGTTCAACTATTGCAAGCCTCTCCTCCGAAGGGCATGTCACACTTACAGACATGCGAGACCTCCGGGCTCCTCTGAAATGTGCCATGTGTTGCTTTTCTGATCATAAACCTTCAGGGCATTTCTTGTGTGTTAGCTGGGCCCCTGCATTAGAAGACTGCCTCTCCATTTCAGGTAACCACCTGCTTAACACTGGATGGTCAAACCCAGTGTAATCCTCATACAGCTCTGCATGGACTGCATTATCACAGCTGAATCAgactatataaaaacaaaacactaTGAATTTAGTGTGGATCTAGAATCCATGTAACCCCTCTGCTTTCACAGAGGCCTGCCAGAAAGGTTAAAGCAAAGGtggtcaacgccagtcctcaagggccaccaacaggtcaggttttcaggatatccctgcttcagcacagggggctcagtcttccctgggatagcctgaaaacctgacctgttggtggcacttgaggactggcgttggccacccctgggttaaagcGACTGCTGCAGTAGGAAGCACTGTTTCAGGGCaacatatataaatatgcacACTGTCAACTCTAATAACACTGTATGTTGGGCTGTCCCTAACGTGGGTTTGTATTGTGCTGATTATATTCTTATCACACAGGGCCTCATTTAATTACTATTTTGTCAGATAGAAGACGAACTTGTAAGTCCGTTTCATATGTTTAATGTTTCTTTTTGTGTTGCGCTGATAAGTTAACGGGCTTCGTTTTTGACGCAAGAACTTTTAGGCAATTGAAAAATAACAGAACCAGAGGCCATATTGGAAAATGCGAcacataaaaatatttttaaatctaGAGTATTTTCATGGTAACCAAATACTTTGGAGGGATTTTATAATctttatgtaatgtgtttttgtGTTAATACAATTTGTCAGTTCTCAAAGTTTATTTGTTTAAAAAGTACTGTAGTTATGATACCGTCATTGGTCCAATAGGTAAATATAAGTAGCCGATGTGCTTAAATATAGTGTTCCTGGATAAATACAACGCATTAGTTTTTCACTAGAGAAAGATTGAAGCACTTATTTTTATAAGGGAGCTAATTacagttgttttttgtttttaatgaccTGCTACGTTGAATTGACCCTTCAAATCCGGCTTCCTCCCTGTCATAGCCTCTGTACCGCTTCTTACTATATTCATTATTATGATTTTATTTTTGTGAAGATCGTGCTACTTAAATTTGTATAACTTGTGTGACGACTGCATTTGTAACTTCATGTCAAGGACACTCCAATAACATCTTTGCTGCTGAAAGTGCCAGTGACATTATCCATTAAACAGGGCATTGCATTGTGGTAACATGACCTGCTGTATACAGGACCCAATTCAATCCCATGTAATACCTCAAACCCATCTTGTGTTCAGAAACCTTCCCCCACGGCCGGGGATTGCAGGGTTAATGCAACGATGGCGATCCCTGGCCGTGGGGAAAGGAAATGTGAGCAGCTGATTCATTAAAAGGCGATTTCAAGCAAGTACCTGTTAGTGCAGATGTTGCCTGACTCGCGTCCCATGGAAACGCTGGGTAACATGCATTATCTGCAGGGAAGGTGGCAGCCACGGATAATGCATTGTTTTGTCAGTGTCTCGACAGAACACGAGTCGGGCTACATCTGTACGATGGTACTTTTTGGGAGTTTTATGCTCGGTGGCCATTGTGAATTTTTTGTCCTCGTTTTTTAGCatttgtttctcttttttttttcacaaacaaTGTCCCATTTGTATTCCTTTCCACtgacttttttccccctctcattCTTACTTCTCAATGCAGGATTTGATGGCACAGTCCAAATCTATGACACACAATGCTGGGATGGGACTTTGAAAGAGAAAGAGCCACTGTTCACTCACAAGGGTCATTCTGTCGCAGGAGTGTGTGAAGATGGAAGCATCCCAAGAATTACAACTCATGTATGGCATCCGTGGAAACAAAGGACAGTATTATCTGCTGCCACTGATGGCTCGTTACATGTCTGGGACTGGACAGACTCTCATACACAGAATGAGTACATTCCTTAGTTGTAAAATGTTTTCACATTCTCTTGAATGTATTGACATAATATTTCtactgttattttattttaacaaaatagtttgttttttttacattctacTTTTTGTATTTTGCCAGCTTTGCTAAATTTACAGAATTAAATGCATTAAACTTTTACTGATGAGCACCTTATTTTATTGAGCTCTACTCGTGGGGCAGTGAAACCGGCAAAATAAGGTGCTCAGGGAGAACAAGCCTGTTAACAGATAACAAAGTTAGGCTGGCGGTGGTGCATACGTTATTTCCTATAAATACATTTCATAACCCCTTACCACAGAAATAAAAAATAGCCCCCTGTACTGTAGTTGCACCCATAGCAACAGATCCTATCTCTAGTTCTACTCCAGTGACGCCCAAGAGCAGCATCAGTACTGTGAAAAGAACGCTTCTTGGGCGTCAGACTTTACATGAAAGGTAACTGAGTAGGACATATTATGTATAGACAAAGAGGTGGAGGGAGAGACCGGCAAAGAGCGAAATGAGAGCACGGTTCTTCAAATGGACCACATCAGAaaaacatttaggagtagaagggccacaagcttcTTGTACTATAATTTCAGATCTATTTACAGACTTTGCAAGTATTTGTAAGAatctataccatatatatatatatatatatagatctatatatagatctatatatatccATTATCTTAAGTTCCAATAGAGTTTCAGTATTCAAATTGCACATCGCTCCCTAAGCGACTAGTATGATGACATTAGCAGGGAGAGATAGACCAAGGACCACATGAAGGCCCATTTGTGGGGCTGCCAGTTGGGAGGCCCTAGAGTAGAGCAAGCCACACATAGGGAAAGACACTGGAGGAGCAGAAGAAAAGTGGGAAATGCACTGCAAGAGCAGGCAACAAGGAAGTTGGAGGGGAAATAGGGGTGCACGGAAAATAAGAGAGAGTAGATCTTGGATCCCAAGATAAGAGTCAAAATAGTGGGAACAGTGTAATGCAGCGTACTGAGGAGAAGCGTAAAGGGAAGTAAACCTGATTATTCCTCTTTACAAAGCAATAGTAATACCACACATTGAgtatggaatacaattttgggcaccactcattagaaaagacatggaactagagagagtaaaGAGAAGGGCCACCAAATtaacaaaggggatggacaatctaacttatgaggagaggctagctaaattagatttatttacattagaaaagaggtgcctaagaggggatatgataactatatacaaatattcgaggacagtacaaggagtatcaaattaactattcatcccacgggcagtacacaCGACACAAGATCATCCCtttaagttggaggaaaggagattccaCCAgtagcaaaggaaagggttccttaaagtaagggcagttaaaatgtggaattaattacccatggagactgtgatggcagatacaatagatttgttcaaaaaaaggttgcacatcttttaagaaaggaaaggtatacagggctataccaaataagtatacatgggaaggatgttgatccagggattaatccgattgccaattcttggagtcaggaaggaatttatttttccccttatgagatatcattggatgatataacactgggggtttttgtttgccttcctctggatcaataagtaagtatagatataggataaagtatctgttgtctaaatttagcataggttgaacttgatggatgtacgtcttttttttcaacctcatctactatgtaactatgtaactgtaaaacAAGGAGGCCACACAAGGGATGGAAGAGGGAGCATGTGATGGTATTGCTATCTACTTGTGCATACACCTTACCTCAGAGGAGCTGCTGTAAGGCCACTTTTGTGACATTCTATAGGCTGTTAAAAGTGTTTCATTAAAATAATGGGGGgtgtttgttgttgttttttttttttttacaccatcttgaaataaaaaatgttgaGCTCTGTACAGTTACTAaaacctttattttgtttataatGTAGCACTCTTGACAGGCCTGCTTGTAACTTAAATTTGGGGGATAAAATAAATGACCGTGGTTGCCTAAATTCTTTGGatttcaatgtaaaaaaaaaaaatgagttctAAAGGAAAATTAAAGTGGTAAATCAAAATGctgaaaaatacacacacacacacacacacacacacacacacacacacacacacacgtagcagAAGTTACTGTATGGTACAATAGTGTGTTAGCCACACCCCTTTTTCCATGGCTAATCTATTTAGAATGGTGGCTGTTCCCGCTGGCATGTTGTTTGTCACGCTACTACTGTACATGCCTATATAGGTATATTTATGCCAGGGGGAAAAGAAGCGCATGCTCCATAATATTTGAGTTTTATTTGATAAAAAGTATTGTGTTTCGGAatggatatttaaaaaaacacttgCATAAGGTATAGTCTGAgcaatatatgcaaaaacaaatatataatttgACGGCCACTTGGCACACGTAGTCTGCCCCAATTTCCTGTCTGACCCTTGGCTTTTATTCATATGTCCCAAGCATTTGTCATTTCCTTTACTGTATTAGCTGCTACAATCTCAGTTGGGGGGCTATTTATCTAATTTGATACCCTTTTTGTGAAGAGGTACTTCCTCCCACTTCCCCTGAGCCTCCTACCCTTTTTTCTGACACATTCTTCCCTCCTGCACCTTGTTAAACCCCTTTATATTGCTCTCCCAGCTGTACCCATTGAACTGACTACAGTATTCTAGGTGGGGTCTTACCAATTATAACGTAGCGTGTGTACCTCTCTGTCTGCAACTAACACCTCACTGTGCAACCTACTGcagcatcctgctggctttccccagtGCTATGTTACATTGCTCGTAGTAAGTAAGCTAAAATAGGCTCCCAGATCTCTTACCTCTCCGGTAACATGACAGTGCTATGAATCCTGTCATCTGCTTCTGGATTTTTGTGACCCGTGTGTGCGATCTCGCGCTTTCTGGCATTAAATTGTGGTTGCcacaattgtttttttaatactgtTTATTGAAAGACACATTTTCAAGTTTCATTGGCCGATCGATCAGCAGCTCAGGTAATTATGTCTCATTAAAGCCACTCACACACTGCGTGTAGTCAAAC
This genomic interval carries:
- the WDR73 gene encoding integrator complex assembly factor WDR73 isoform X2; translation: MSTRSGCWSLSCCVCVAGYDHTKRNEILQLLVPQKLHAKEKQGLCPERDFKVEHGGFSEQPVYSLKHIPETSLLLTSGLAASPLQVWHVAAENKDVIKPISTIETDEGKETWTKIATTASASPSVLHGSQVNCVHLTEIESTKRVYSLGLSSSDAVSTLTFLDCNTFLLCCLNGRQCIADVRQPRTAGECSAAPASSANGQWCAAVKPGKQEASSTIASLSSEGHVTLTDMRDLRAPLKCAMCCFSDHKPSGHFLCVSWAPALEDCLSISGFDGTVQIYDTQCWDGTLKEKEPLFTHKGHSVAGVCEDGSIPRITTHVWHPWKQRTVLSAATDGSLHVWDWTDSHTQNEYIP
- the WDR73 gene encoding integrator complex assembly factor WDR73 isoform X1; amino-acid sequence: MAGSALDTDEYEEWMLESILLYKDLHVFELQDPSKVIEWIGEKSVCVAGYDHTKRNEILQLLVPQKLHAKEKQGLCPERDFKVEHGGFSEQPVYSLKHIPETSLLLTSGLAASPLQVWHVAAENKDVIKPISTIETDEGKETWTKIATTASASPSVLHGSQVNCVHLTEIESTKRVYSLGLSSSDAVSTLTFLDCNTFLLCCLNGRQCIADVRQPRTAGECSAAPASSANGQWCAAVKPGKQEASSTIASLSSEGHVTLTDMRDLRAPLKCAMCCFSDHKPSGHFLCVSWAPALEDCLSISGFDGTVQIYDTQCWDGTLKEKEPLFTHKGHSVAGVCEDGSIPRITTHVWHPWKQRTVLSAATDGSLHVWDWTDSHTQNEYIP